In a genomic window of Leisingera caerulea DSM 24564:
- a CDS encoding RelA/SpoT family protein has protein sequence MISPDDLIALVRNYNPKTNAERIAEAYAFGEQMHDGQFRHSGEPYFTHPVAVAAILTEQRLDDATIITALLHDTIEDTKASYEEVARRFGGEVAMLVDGVTKLTNLQLSSRETKQAENFRKLFMAMSKDLRVILVKLADRLHNMRTIKAMRPEKQAQKARETMDIYAPLAGRMGMQWMREELEDLAFRVLNPEGRQSIIRRFVTLQRETGDVIHRITGDMRLELEKAGIEAEVFGRAKKPYSIWRKMQAKDQGFSRLSDIYGFRVITGSEEDAYRALGAIHQRWRAVPGRFKDYISQPKSNGYRSIHTTVSGRDGKRVEVQIRTRQMHDVAETGVAAHWSYRDGVRSENPFAVDPAKWIASLTEQFDAEDDHDEFLEAVKLEMYSDQVFCFTPKGDVIKLPKGATPIDFAYAIHTRIGHACVGAKVDGIRVPLWTRLRNGQSVDVITAEGQTPQVSWLEIATTGKARTAIRRALREADRARFVKLGHELARSAFEHVGKKATDKALETAARALRASGVNELLARLGAAEITAHDVVQSVYPELTTSGDGDEISPRRAVIGLEPGQSFERAPCCQPLPGERIIGITYRGRGVVVHAADCDKLGEFEEQPERWMDVQWHSGTHPAVYGTTLELTIGNDAGVLGRICTLIGEKKANISDLEFVDRKPDFYRLMINVELRDVEQLHSLMLTLEAESDVAAVARFRNKPEERHFPG, from the coding sequence ATGATTTCCCCTGACGACCTGATTGCTCTGGTCCGCAACTACAATCCCAAGACCAATGCAGAACGGATTGCCGAGGCCTACGCCTTTGGCGAGCAGATGCACGATGGCCAGTTCCGCCACTCGGGCGAGCCCTATTTCACGCATCCTGTTGCCGTCGCCGCGATCCTTACCGAACAGCGGCTGGATGATGCGACGATCATCACCGCGCTGCTTCACGACACCATCGAAGACACCAAGGCCTCTTACGAGGAGGTTGCCCGCCGCTTTGGCGGTGAGGTGGCGATGCTGGTCGATGGCGTCACCAAGCTGACCAACCTGCAGCTGTCCAGCCGCGAGACCAAGCAGGCAGAAAACTTCCGCAAGCTGTTCATGGCGATGTCCAAGGATTTGCGGGTGATCCTGGTCAAGCTTGCCGACCGTCTGCACAACATGCGCACCATCAAGGCGATGCGCCCCGAGAAGCAGGCCCAGAAGGCCCGCGAGACAATGGATATTTATGCGCCGCTGGCAGGCCGCATGGGCATGCAGTGGATGCGCGAGGAGCTGGAGGATCTGGCCTTCCGCGTGCTGAACCCGGAGGGGCGCCAGTCGATCATCCGCCGCTTTGTGACCCTGCAGCGCGAAACCGGCGACGTGATCCACCGGATCACCGGCGACATGCGGCTGGAGCTGGAAAAAGCCGGGATCGAGGCAGAGGTCTTTGGCCGCGCCAAGAAGCCCTATTCGATCTGGCGCAAGATGCAGGCCAAAGACCAGGGCTTTTCACGGCTGTCGGACATTTATGGCTTCCGGGTGATTACCGGGTCCGAAGAAGACGCCTATCGCGCGCTGGGCGCTATCCACCAGCGCTGGCGGGCGGTGCCGGGCCGGTTCAAGGACTACATCAGCCAGCCGAAATCCAACGGTTACCGGTCGATCCACACCACGGTGTCGGGCCGAGACGGCAAGCGGGTGGAGGTGCAGATCCGCACCCGCCAGATGCATGACGTGGCCGAAACCGGCGTGGCGGCGCATTGGTCCTACCGCGATGGTGTGCGGTCGGAAAACCCCTTTGCCGTCGACCCGGCCAAGTGGATCGCCTCGCTGACCGAACAGTTCGATGCCGAGGATGATCACGACGAATTTCTCGAAGCCGTGAAGCTTGAGATGTATTCGGACCAGGTGTTCTGCTTCACTCCCAAAGGCGATGTGATCAAGCTGCCCAAAGGCGCCACGCCGATCGACTTTGCCTATGCCATCCACACCCGCATCGGCCATGCCTGTGTAGGGGCCAAGGTCGATGGTATCCGGGTGCCGCTGTGGACCCGGCTGCGCAACGGCCAGTCGGTGGATGTGATCACTGCCGAGGGCCAGACCCCGCAGGTCAGCTGGCTGGAGATCGCCACCACCGGCAAGGCCCGCACCGCCATCCGCCGCGCCCTGCGCGAGGCGGACCGGGCGCGGTTTGTGAAACTGGGTCATGAGCTTGCGCGTTCGGCGTTTGAGCACGTCGGCAAGAAGGCGACTGACAAGGCGCTGGAAACCGCAGCCCGCGCGCTGCGCGCCAGCGGCGTGAATGAGCTGCTTGCAAGGCTGGGCGCGGCCGAGATCACCGCGCATGACGTGGTGCAGTCTGTCTATCCTGAACTGACCACCTCTGGCGATGGCGACGAAATCTCGCCGCGCCGGGCGGTGATCGGCCTGGAGCCGGGGCAGAGCTTCGAGCGCGCGCCCTGCTGCCAACCGCTGCCGGGCGAGCGCATCATCGGCATCACCTACCGCGGCCGCGGCGTGGTGGTGCATGCCGCCGATTGCGACAAGCTCGGCGAATTCGAGGAGCAGCCGGAGCGCTGGATGGACGTGCAGTGGCACAGCGGCACCCACCCGGCTGTCTACGGCACCACGCTGGAGCTGACCATCGGCAACGATGCCGGGGTGCTGGGGCGCATTTGCACATTGATCGGCGAGAAAAAGGCCAATATCTCGGACCTTGAATTTGTTGACAGGAAACCAGACTTTTACCGGCTTATGATCAATGTGGAGCTGCGGGATGTGGAGCAGCTGCACTCGCTGATGCTGACGCTTGAGGCGGAAAGCGATGTTGCCGCGGTGGCGCGGTTCCGGAATAAGCCGGAAGAGCGCCATTTTCCGGGGTAA
- the rpoZ gene encoding DNA-directed RNA polymerase subunit omega gives MARVTVEDCVDKVPNRFELVMLAAHRAREISAGAPITVERDNDKNPVVSLREIAEETQSADELRERLIESNQTQIEVDEPEEDSMALLMGADGDKPAEDDMSEEKLLRALMEAQGQG, from the coding sequence ATGGCCCGCGTGACGGTTGAAGATTGCGTAGATAAGGTGCCTAACCGCTTTGAGCTGGTGATGCTGGCTGCGCATCGTGCCCGCGAAATCTCGGCGGGTGCTCCGATCACCGTCGAGCGCGACAACGACAAGAACCCGGTTGTGTCCCTGCGCGAGATTGCTGAAGAGACCCAGAGCGCCGACGAGCTGCGCGAGCGCCTGATCGAGAGCAACCAGACTCAGATCGAGGTTGATGAGCCGGAAGAGGATTCCATGGCTCTGCTGATGGGCGCGGATGGCGACAAACCTGCCGAAGACGACATGTCGGAAGAGAAACTGCTGCGCGCGCTGATGGAGGCCCAGGGCCAGGGCTGA
- the folK gene encoding 2-amino-4-hydroxy-6-hydroxymethyldihydropteridine diphosphokinase, translating to MAGNRKLSLIALGGNLPVDADAPQATLSKAIAALQAQDVRLRSVSRFFRTPCFPAGAGPDYVNAAVAVETALSAGDLLARLHEVEAQFARVREQRWGMRTLDLDLLDHGGAVLPDAAGYARWQGLPLERQMQEAPGQLILPHPRIQDRAFVLVPLKDIAPRWRHPVLQKTVTQMLADLPPEEVAEVVPL from the coding sequence ATGGCCGGAAACCGGAAACTGTCGTTGATCGCGCTTGGCGGCAACCTGCCAGTTGACGCCGATGCGCCGCAAGCAACCTTGTCAAAGGCGATCGCCGCGCTGCAGGCGCAGGATGTGAGGCTGCGCAGCGTCTCGCGGTTCTTCCGCACGCCCTGCTTTCCGGCCGGTGCAGGTCCTGATTATGTGAACGCCGCGGTGGCGGTCGAAACAGCCCTGTCCGCGGGCGATCTGCTGGCGCGGCTGCATGAAGTTGAAGCGCAGTTTGCCCGGGTGCGGGAGCAGCGCTGGGGCATGCGCACGCTGGATCTGGATCTGCTGGATCACGGCGGCGCGGTTCTGCCGGACGCCGCGGGGTATGCCCGCTGGCAGGGGCTGCCGCTGGAGCGACAGATGCAGGAGGCGCCGGGGCAGCTGATCCTGCCGCATCCGCGCATCCAGGACCGGGCCTTTGTGCTGGTGCCGCTCAAGGATATCGCACCGCGCTGGCGGCATCCGGTGCTGCAGAAAACCGTGACGCAGATGCTGGCAGACCTGCCGCCGGAAGAGGTGGCGGAGGTTGTCCCTCTGTAA
- a CDS encoding LabA-like NYN domain-containing protein, translating into MFYKDERLALFIDGSNLYAAAKALGFDIDYKLLRQEFMRRGKLLRAFYYTALLENDEYSPIRPLVDWLHYNGFTMVTKPAKEYTDSLGRRKVKGNMDIELTVDAMELAPRVDHIVLFSGDGDFRPLIASLQRQGVRVSVVSTIRSQPPMISDDLRRQADNFIELEELRDVIGRPPREQSDQRSATVAHG; encoded by the coding sequence ATGTTTTACAAAGACGAACGGCTTGCGCTGTTCATAGACGGGTCGAACCTGTACGCCGCGGCTAAGGCGCTTGGGTTTGACATCGACTACAAGCTTCTGCGGCAGGAATTCATGCGCCGCGGCAAGCTGCTGCGCGCCTTTTATTACACTGCTCTGCTGGAGAATGACGAGTATTCGCCGATCAGGCCGCTGGTGGACTGGCTGCATTACAACGGCTTCACCATGGTCACCAAGCCTGCCAAGGAATACACCGACAGCCTGGGCCGCCGCAAAGTCAAAGGCAACATGGATATCGAGCTGACCGTCGATGCCATGGAACTGGCGCCGCGGGTGGACCATATCGTGCTGTTCTCGGGCGATGGGGATTTCCGCCCGCTGATTGCCAGCCTGCAACGCCAGGGCGTGCGTGTTTCGGTGGTTTCGACCATCCGCAGCCAGCCGCCGATGATCTCTGACGACCTGCGCCGCCAGGCCGACAATTTCATTGAGCTGGAGGAGCTGCGCGACGTGATCGGCCGCCCGCCGCGCGAGCAGAGCGATCAGCGCTCGGCAACGGTCGCGCACGGGTGA
- a CDS encoding c-type cytochrome: protein MKQVVAVTAAAGVAAAAYYWLARSDPQDAGILPYRDPQAVALGEAVYLDNCASCHGADLQGEPNWQDRDSDGYLPAPPQDESGHTWHHPDAQLLDITRRGVAEVVGDGYRSRMGGFAGVLTEEEMLAVLAYIKSRWPAEVIARHNQINSQAGD from the coding sequence ATGAAGCAGGTGGTTGCCGTGACCGCTGCGGCCGGGGTGGCGGCGGCTGCGTATTACTGGCTGGCAAGGAGCGATCCGCAGGACGCCGGGATCCTGCCGTACCGGGACCCGCAGGCGGTGGCCTTGGGCGAGGCGGTGTATCTGGACAACTGTGCCAGCTGCCACGGAGCGGACTTGCAAGGCGAGCCCAATTGGCAGGACCGGGACAGCGATGGCTACCTGCCGGCGCCGCCGCAGGACGAAAGCGGCCACACCTGGCATCACCCGGACGCGCAGCTGCTGGACATCACACGGCGCGGCGTCGCGGAGGTGGTCGGCGACGGCTATCGCAGCCGTATGGGCGGCTTTGCCGGTGTGCTGACGGAGGAGGAGATGCTGGCAGTGCTGGCCTACATCAAGAGCCGCTGGCCAGCAGAAGTCATCGCCCGCCACAACCAGATAAACAGTCAGGCTGGCGATTGA
- the ispH gene encoding 4-hydroxy-3-methylbut-2-enyl diphosphate reductase — protein sequence MTKPALTLYLAAPRGFCAGVDRAIKIVEMAIGKWGAPVYVRHEIVHNKYVVDSLREKGAVFVEELDECPDDRPVIFSAHGVPKSVPAAAEAREMIYVDATCPLVSKVHIEAQRHAENGLQMIMIGHKGHPETIGTMGQLPEGEVLLVETVADVATVEVRDPDSLAYVTQTTLSVDDTKGIVAALEERFPNIIGPHKEDICYATTNRQEAVKSVAPKADALLVVGAPNSSNSRRLVEVGAKNGCDYAQLVQRAENIDWRALEGIRSVAITAGASAPELLVNEVIDAFRARYDVTVEIVETAVETVEFKVPRVLRQPA from the coding sequence ATGACCAAGCCAGCCCTGACCCTCTACCTCGCCGCGCCGCGCGGCTTTTGCGCCGGTGTGGACCGCGCCATCAAGATTGTCGAAATGGCGATCGGCAAATGGGGTGCGCCGGTCTATGTGCGCCACGAGATCGTGCACAATAAATACGTGGTCGACAGCTTGCGGGAAAAAGGCGCGGTGTTTGTCGAGGAGCTGGACGAATGCCCGGACGACCGGCCGGTGATTTTTTCCGCGCACGGGGTGCCGAAATCGGTGCCTGCCGCGGCTGAGGCGCGCGAGATGATCTATGTCGATGCCACCTGCCCGCTGGTCTCCAAGGTGCATATCGAGGCCCAGCGCCACGCGGAAAACGGCCTGCAGATGATCATGATCGGCCACAAGGGCCACCCGGAAACCATCGGCACAATGGGCCAGCTGCCGGAGGGCGAGGTACTGCTGGTGGAGACCGTCGCGGACGTGGCCACGGTGGAGGTGCGCGACCCGGACAGTTTGGCTTATGTGACTCAGACCACCCTGTCGGTCGATGACACCAAGGGCATCGTCGCGGCGCTGGAGGAGCGTTTCCCAAACATCATCGGCCCGCACAAGGAAGACATCTGTTATGCCACCACCAACCGCCAGGAGGCGGTGAAGTCGGTAGCCCCCAAAGCAGACGCCCTGCTGGTGGTCGGCGCGCCGAACTCCTCCAACTCGCGCCGCCTGGTTGAGGTCGGCGCCAAGAACGGCTGTGATTATGCCCAGTTGGTGCAGCGCGCCGAAAACATTGACTGGCGCGCCCTGGAGGGCATCCGCTCCGTCGCCATCACCGCCGGCGCCTCCGCCCCCGAACTGCTGGTCAATGAAGTGATCGACGCCTTCCGGGCACGGTACGACGTGACCGTGGAAATCGTGGAGACCGCGGTGGAAACGGTGGAATTCAAGGTGCCGCGCGTCTTACGGCAGCCTGCGTAA
- a CDS encoding LysE family translocator, whose amino-acid sequence MVTLHFLITAFVVVLAPGTGVIYTLALGLGQGWRASIWAAAGCTFGIVPHLAAATLGLAAVLHSSALLFQIVKAAGVAYLLYLAWQALRSGGVLAVDSKRTSQPGWKIAWRGALINILNPKLSVFFLALLPPFLSGNPASATLEMSVLGLVFMAMTYAIFVLYGLFASQARTYFLSSERALKWMSRGFAAVFAGLAVRLAAERA is encoded by the coding sequence ATGGTCACTCTGCACTTTCTGATTACCGCCTTTGTCGTCGTCCTAGCGCCCGGCACGGGTGTCATCTACACGCTGGCGCTGGGACTTGGCCAAGGCTGGCGGGCCTCCATCTGGGCCGCCGCCGGCTGCACATTCGGCATCGTCCCGCACTTGGCCGCTGCCACGCTGGGGCTGGCGGCGGTGCTGCACAGCTCTGCGCTGCTGTTCCAGATCGTCAAGGCCGCAGGCGTTGCCTATCTGCTGTACCTTGCCTGGCAGGCCTTGCGCAGCGGCGGTGTGCTGGCGGTGGATTCGAAACGCACCAGCCAGCCGGGCTGGAAAATCGCCTGGCGCGGCGCGCTGATCAACATCCTGAATCCCAAGCTGTCGGTGTTCTTTCTGGCGCTGCTGCCGCCGTTCCTGAGCGGCAACCCAGCCAGCGCCACGCTGGAAATGTCCGTCCTGGGGCTGGTGTTCATGGCGATGACCTATGCCATCTTTGTGCTCTATGGGCTGTTTGCATCCCAGGCCCGCACGTACTTCCTGAGCAGCGAACGGGCGCTGAAGTGGATGAGCCGCGGCTTTGCCGCCGTGTTTGCGGGCCTTGCCGTCCGGCTTGCGGCAGAACGCGCCTGA
- a CDS encoding class I SAM-dependent DNA methyltransferase has translation MSDRQTLEVYAQAAQAYADGFARSDDRFHDPDFEAFTSLLPAAARVLDLGCGPGHWAARFKAQGFEVSAMDASAEMAELAKSDFGIEVEVAEFEALESKSGFDGIWANFSLLHAPRADLPGHLTRIHRALNPGGIFHIGMKLGDSEGRDKLGRFYAYYNEDELKNLLQNAGFTVTRSRRGNGQGLAGGMETYVILTAHG, from the coding sequence ATGAGCGACCGGCAAACACTGGAGGTCTATGCCCAGGCAGCGCAGGCATACGCGGATGGTTTCGCGCGGTCCGATGACAGGTTCCACGATCCGGATTTTGAAGCCTTCACTTCCCTATTGCCGGCCGCCGCCCGTGTCCTGGATCTGGGCTGCGGTCCGGGCCATTGGGCGGCACGCTTCAAGGCGCAGGGCTTTGAGGTTTCGGCCATGGATGCCTCCGCTGAAATGGCCGAACTGGCAAAATCGGATTTCGGGATTGAGGTGGAAGTTGCCGAATTCGAAGCGCTGGAGAGCAAAAGCGGCTTTGATGGCATCTGGGCCAACTTCAGCCTGCTGCATGCGCCGCGGGCCGATCTCCCCGGTCATCTGACCCGCATCCATCGTGCCTTGAACCCCGGTGGCATCTTCCATATTGGCATGAAGCTCGGAGACAGCGAGGGGCGTGACAAACTGGGACGTTTCTACGCCTATTACAACGAGGACGAATTGAAAAATCTGCTTCAAAACGCGGGCTTCACCGTGACCCGGTCCCGCCGCGGCAATGGCCAGGGCCTGGCCGGCGGAATGGAAACCTACGTGATCCTGACCGCCCATGGCTGA
- the rnhA gene encoding ribonuclease HI, whose product MAELFAYTDGACSGNPGPGGWGALLRAMDGGTVVKEKEMKGGEAETTNNRMELLAAINALESLARPSTITVVTDSAYVKNGVTGWIHGWKKNGWKTSSKKPVKNVELWKRLDEAQRRHKVTWEWVKGHAGHPENERADELARAGMAPFKRKSA is encoded by the coding sequence ATGGCTGAGCTGTTTGCCTATACTGACGGCGCCTGTTCCGGAAATCCCGGCCCCGGCGGATGGGGTGCACTGCTGCGTGCGATGGATGGCGGCACCGTCGTCAAAGAGAAAGAGATGAAGGGCGGCGAGGCCGAGACCACCAACAACCGGATGGAACTCTTGGCGGCGATCAACGCGCTGGAGAGCCTCGCGCGGCCTTCCACGATCACCGTGGTTACCGACTCTGCCTACGTGAAGAACGGCGTCACCGGCTGGATCCACGGCTGGAAGAAGAACGGCTGGAAGACGTCCAGCAAGAAACCCGTAAAAAACGTCGAGCTGTGGAAGCGCTTGGATGAGGCCCAGCGCCGCCACAAGGTGACATGGGAATGGGTCAAGGGCCACGCAGGACACCCTGAAAACGAGCGCGCCGATGAACTGGCCCGCGCCGGCATGGCCCCCTTCAAGAGGAAAAGCGCCTGA
- a CDS encoding trimeric intracellular cation channel family protein, whose protein sequence is MSFLTLLDYASVLVFALTGALVASRAQLDIVGFAFVACLTAVGGGTVRDLLLNRDPVFWVGDPNHILLAASAAVAVFFTAHLVESRMRWVIWLDSFALAIAVSAGTGAAIALGKEPVIVVLMGMATGSLGGLMRDVVCNEVPLVLKQGELYITCAMAGAITAVLAISAGLELRFALLACAGVCWTLRAGSILFGWHLPVYKSRPPRS, encoded by the coding sequence ATGAGCTTTCTGACCCTGCTCGATTACGCCTCGGTGCTGGTCTTTGCCCTGACCGGAGCGCTGGTCGCCAGCCGGGCGCAGCTCGACATCGTGGGCTTTGCCTTCGTCGCCTGCCTGACGGCGGTCGGCGGCGGCACGGTGCGCGATCTCCTCTTGAACCGGGATCCGGTGTTTTGGGTCGGTGACCCCAATCACATCCTGCTCGCAGCCAGTGCCGCAGTGGCGGTGTTCTTCACCGCGCATCTGGTGGAAAGCCGGATGCGCTGGGTGATCTGGCTGGACAGTTTCGCCTTGGCGATTGCGGTGTCGGCAGGCACTGGCGCAGCGATTGCGCTGGGTAAGGAGCCGGTGATCGTGGTGCTGATGGGCATGGCCACTGGCTCGCTGGGCGGGCTGATGCGCGATGTGGTCTGCAATGAGGTGCCGCTGGTCCTGAAACAGGGCGAGCTGTACATCACCTGCGCAATGGCAGGCGCCATCACCGCCGTGCTGGCAATTTCAGCGGGGCTTGAGCTGCGGTTTGCCCTGCTTGCCTGCGCCGGTGTCTGCTGGACCCTGCGTGCGGGCTCCATCCTGTTCGGCTGGCACCTGCCGGTTTACAAAAGCCGCCCGCCGCGCAGCTAA
- a CDS encoding glycosyltransferase family 2 protein — MTQDTGRSGTPNVVIVTTMKDEGAYILDWISHYKSIGVSDFVVFTNDCSDPTDHILRCLHRMGVVEHRFNRVMRRGPHKSALMWAEYEPKVAGADWVLVADVDEFLQINAADGTLPGLLAVREDADAVSFVWRIFGNAGVGTADHPAVPQAFVRAEPEAGQSDEHRFFKTAFRNNGKFERMGVHRPFLAVPPEEVNWQLADGTRLPQNELEGALYVRGSYGYSAAQLNHYALRSRDGFLNKKARGRANHFTASIEPGYWHKFDRNEEEDRRLADNFSAALEIKEDLLRDASLREYHESALVWHRRRGRKARISEEGQAFLKAMEDSRKDA, encoded by the coding sequence ATGACACAGGACACCGGCCGGAGCGGCACGCCGAATGTGGTGATTGTGACCACCATGAAGGACGAAGGCGCCTATATTCTCGACTGGATCAGCCACTACAAGTCCATCGGTGTCAGTGACTTTGTGGTTTTCACCAATGATTGCTCTGATCCGACCGACCACATCCTGCGCTGCTTGCACCGGATGGGGGTGGTTGAGCACCGCTTTAACCGGGTGATGCGGCGCGGGCCGCACAAAAGCGCGCTGATGTGGGCAGAGTACGAGCCCAAGGTGGCCGGGGCCGACTGGGTGCTGGTGGCGGATGTCGACGAATTTCTGCAGATCAACGCCGCTGACGGCACGCTGCCAGGGCTGCTGGCGGTGCGGGAGGACGCGGACGCTGTCTCCTTTGTCTGGCGGATATTCGGCAACGCGGGCGTCGGGACTGCGGACCACCCTGCCGTGCCGCAGGCTTTTGTTCGGGCTGAGCCGGAGGCAGGCCAGTCGGATGAGCACCGGTTCTTTAAAACGGCTTTCCGCAACAACGGGAAGTTTGAGCGGATGGGCGTTCACCGCCCCTTTCTGGCCGTTCCGCCGGAGGAAGTGAACTGGCAGCTGGCCGATGGCACTCGTCTGCCGCAGAATGAGCTGGAAGGCGCGCTGTATGTGCGCGGCAGCTATGGATATTCGGCAGCTCAGCTCAACCATTATGCGCTGCGCTCGCGCGATGGGTTCCTGAACAAGAAAGCCCGCGGCCGGGCCAACCATTTCACAGCCTCTATCGAACCGGGCTACTGGCACAAGTTTGACCGGAACGAGGAAGAGGACCGGCGGCTGGCTGACAATTTCTCTGCCGCGCTGGAGATCAAGGAAGACCTGCTGCGCGACGCCAGCTTGCGCGAGTATCATGAATCGGCGCTGGTCTGGCACCGCCGCCGCGGCCGCAAGGCCCGGATCAGCGAAGAAGGGCAGGCGTTTCTGAAAGCCATGGAGGACAGCCGTAAAGACGCCTGA
- a CDS encoding GlsB/YeaQ/YmgE family stress response membrane protein — MPIIALIIIGAAAGFLATRLMRLETDIITTVCIGMAGALVGGLVLRGLLAVMGFMAGFVGAVLGALVLIWLWQRYVSR; from the coding sequence ATGCCCATAATTGCCCTGATCATCATCGGTGCCGCGGCAGGCTTCCTGGCCACGCGGCTGATGCGGCTGGAAACCGATATCATCACCACGGTCTGTATCGGCATGGCCGGCGCGCTGGTCGGCGGGCTTGTGCTGCGCGGGCTGCTTGCAGTGATGGGGTTCATGGCGGGGTTCGTCGGCGCGGTGCTGGGGGCGCTGGTGCTGATCTGGCTCTGGCAGCGCTACGTAAGCAGATAA
- the fmt gene encoding methionyl-tRNA formyltransferase, giving the protein MRIIFMGTPDFSVPVLDALVGAGHEIAAVYCQPPRPAGRGKKDRPTPVHARAAALGLEVRHPVSLKGAEEQAAFAALNADIAVVVAYGLILPQAILDAPKHGCLNIHASLLPRWRGAAPIHRAIMAGDAETGICIMQMEAGLDTGPVLLREATEIGAEETTAQLHDRLSDMGAGLIVEALRRLPELTPQVQLEEGVTYAGKIDKGEAQIDWSRPASDVDRKIRGLSPFPGAWCEIEGQRVKLLASRLAEGQGAPGEVLDDALTIACGTGAVQLLRLQRAGKSAQDPDVFLRGFPVPKGSRL; this is encoded by the coding sequence ATGCGCATTATCTTCATGGGAACCCCTGATTTCTCGGTGCCGGTGCTGGACGCGCTGGTGGGGGCCGGGCACGAGATTGCCGCCGTCTACTGTCAGCCCCCCCGGCCTGCGGGCCGCGGCAAGAAGGACCGTCCAACCCCTGTCCACGCCCGCGCCGCGGCCTTGGGGCTCGAGGTGCGCCACCCGGTCTCGCTGAAAGGCGCGGAGGAACAGGCGGCTTTTGCGGCGCTGAACGCTGATATCGCTGTGGTTGTCGCCTACGGCCTGATCCTGCCGCAGGCCATTCTGGATGCGCCAAAGCACGGCTGCCTGAACATCCACGCCAGCCTGTTGCCGCGCTGGCGCGGTGCGGCGCCGATCCACCGGGCGATCATGGCGGGCGACGCCGAAACCGGCATCTGCATCATGCAGATGGAGGCGGGGCTGGATACCGGCCCGGTATTGCTGCGCGAGGCGACGGAAATCGGGGCTGAGGAAACAACTGCCCAGTTGCATGACCGGCTCTCGGACATGGGCGCAGGGCTGATCGTCGAGGCGCTGCGGCGCCTGCCGGAGCTGACGCCACAGGTGCAGCTCGAAGAGGGCGTCACCTACGCCGGCAAGATCGACAAGGGCGAGGCGCAGATCGATTGGTCCCGCCCGGCCTCGGACGTGGACCGCAAGATCCGCGGTCTGTCGCCTTTCCCCGGCGCTTGGTGCGAGATCGAAGGCCAGCGTGTCAAGCTGCTGGCGTCGCGCCTGGCGGAAGGCCAGGGCGCGCCCGGCGAGGTGCTGGATGACGCGCTGACCATTGCTTGCGGGACCGGTGCGGTGCAGCTGTTGCGCTTGCAACGGGCAGGCAAAAGCGCGCAGGATCCGGATGTATTCCTGCGCGGCTTCCCTGTTCCGAAGGGCAGCCGCCTGTAA